From Longimicrobiaceae bacterium, the proteins below share one genomic window:
- a CDS encoding YajQ family cyclic di-GMP-binding protein codes for MAKNATFDITSSVDLQEVDNAVNQARKEISQRYDFKGATAEIDFDRSAGTLTLTADDEYRLKAVIDVLQSKLIKRGVPIRNLDYGKVETAAAGKARQLITLQQGISSEKAKEIVKAIKSGGFKKVQAQIQDDQVRVQSPSIDELQAVIAALKKEDFGIELQFGNFRS; via the coding sequence ATGGCCAAGAACGCCACCTTCGATATCACTTCGTCCGTCGACCTGCAGGAGGTCGACAACGCCGTCAACCAGGCGCGCAAGGAGATCTCTCAGCGCTACGACTTCAAGGGTGCCACGGCGGAGATCGACTTCGATCGGAGTGCCGGCACGCTCACCCTCACCGCTGACGACGAATACCGACTCAAGGCGGTGATCGACGTGCTCCAGTCGAAGCTGATCAAGCGTGGAGTGCCCATCCGTAACCTCGACTACGGTAAGGTAGAGACCGCGGCGGCCGGAAAGGCCCGGCAGTTGATCACCCTCCAGCAGGGCATCTCGTCGGAGAAGGCGAAAGAGATCGTGAAGGCGATCAAGAGCGGGGGCTTCAAGAAGGTCCAGGCGCAGATCCAGGACGATCAGGTGCGGGTGCAATCGCCCTCCATCGACGAGCTGCAGGCGGTGATCGCCGCGCTGAAGAAGGAGGATTTCGGCATCGAGCTGCAGTTCGGGAACTTCCGCTCCTGA
- a CDS encoding DNA translocase FtsK 4TM domain-containing protein produces the protein MARKKSSNAGSHSLERELWALALLALAILLFLSFVPPSWMGSTGTRLFPEGNIVGRVGRAIAAGAWGFFGVTGFLLPFLPAVWAAHVLGRVERATAWRGTGLLAGVILLLPTLLFAFSSPSGRVPASAGWFGVALGAPLAAIFGWLGAGLLLTFALAAVSVVTVGWNPLRAAFRGGLNALGGARRGVAAGVAILPRPGISARHGDPERTEAFENEQDAYPSWADSQDTWLDDEDTLPLPPPIDSAARAATSSDAPSAPPAASRSKARDARSELLAEDAGDPDALDLPPTTLLTPPPPGDDARNRQALDELGQALVAKLATFRIESEIVGMTVGPVVTQFELAPAPGVKVARIANLDADLALALRAPSVRIVAPIPGKGAVGVEVPNPEPQMVYFREVLESPAFRSSRAQLPLALGKDIAGRPYVADLARMPHLLIAGATGSGKSVCVNTIVTSLIYRHSPRSLRLLMVDPKMVELSMYNDLPHLRHPVVTDNSEAAGVLKWAVLEMERRYALLSHNGVRNIQDFNQRLERGQMMRSPDPEGEDGDPDRWIYRSGPLPYIVLIIDELADLMMTVQGEVEKPLALLAQKARAIGIHLILATQRPSVNVLTGLIKANFPSRIGFRVSSKVDSRTILDQNGADSLLGNGDMLFLPPGQSDPLRIQGAFLSTEETERLMDWYREQAALRKAAAGEVADSQEVDILEIVRAAEGESERLEAEDDIAERDKLFREAAELCIQHQGGSTSLLQRRLRIGYGRAARIIDQLHHAGVLGPPDGSKPREVLVDLIQLDQIAPE, from the coding sequence ATGGCACGTAAGAAGTCGTCCAACGCCGGCTCGCACAGCCTGGAGCGGGAGCTCTGGGCGCTGGCGCTGCTCGCCCTGGCGATCCTCCTCTTCCTCTCTTTCGTGCCGCCATCCTGGATGGGCTCCACCGGGACGCGCCTCTTCCCGGAGGGGAACATCGTCGGCCGCGTGGGGCGCGCGATCGCCGCGGGTGCGTGGGGATTTTTTGGAGTGACCGGGTTCCTGCTCCCGTTCCTCCCGGCGGTCTGGGCGGCGCACGTGCTCGGGCGCGTGGAACGCGCCACCGCCTGGCGGGGAACGGGACTGCTGGCGGGGGTGATCCTGCTGCTCCCGACGCTGCTGTTCGCCTTCTCCTCACCCTCCGGCCGAGTACCCGCCTCCGCCGGGTGGTTCGGCGTGGCGCTCGGAGCCCCGCTGGCCGCGATATTCGGCTGGCTCGGGGCGGGACTGCTGCTGACCTTTGCTCTGGCCGCTGTTTCCGTCGTGACCGTGGGGTGGAATCCGCTGCGCGCGGCCTTTCGCGGCGGGCTCAACGCGCTGGGAGGCGCCCGGCGCGGAGTGGCCGCCGGGGTGGCCATCCTTCCACGGCCGGGCATTTCCGCGCGGCACGGAGACCCGGAGCGCACCGAAGCCTTCGAGAACGAGCAGGACGCGTATCCGAGCTGGGCGGACTCACAGGACACCTGGCTCGACGACGAGGACACCCTCCCGCTTCCGCCACCAATCGACTCTGCCGCGAGGGCCGCTACATCCAGCGACGCCCCGTCCGCACCCCCCGCGGCTTCGAGGAGCAAGGCTCGCGATGCGCGGTCGGAGCTGCTGGCCGAGGATGCGGGGGATCCGGATGCGCTTGATCTGCCGCCCACCACCCTGCTGACCCCACCACCCCCTGGCGACGACGCTCGCAACCGGCAGGCGCTCGACGAGCTCGGCCAGGCGCTGGTGGCCAAGCTCGCCACCTTCCGCATCGAGAGCGAGATCGTGGGGATGACGGTCGGCCCGGTGGTGACGCAGTTCGAGCTGGCGCCGGCGCCTGGAGTGAAGGTGGCCCGGATCGCCAATCTCGATGCGGATCTGGCGCTGGCCCTGCGTGCGCCGTCGGTGCGGATCGTGGCGCCGATCCCCGGTAAGGGGGCGGTCGGCGTCGAGGTGCCGAACCCCGAGCCGCAGATGGTCTACTTCCGCGAGGTGTTGGAGTCGCCGGCATTCCGCTCGAGCCGGGCGCAGCTCCCGCTCGCGCTGGGGAAGGACATCGCGGGCCGGCCGTACGTCGCCGATCTCGCCCGCATGCCGCACCTGCTCATCGCCGGCGCCACCGGCTCGGGGAAGTCGGTCTGCGTCAACACCATCGTCACCTCGCTCATTTACCGGCACTCCCCCCGCAGCCTGCGCTTGCTGATGGTGGACCCGAAGATGGTGGAGCTCAGCATGTACAACGACCTCCCCCATCTTCGGCACCCGGTGGTGACCGACAACAGCGAGGCGGCGGGGGTGCTCAAATGGGCGGTCCTGGAGATGGAGCGGCGATACGCGCTACTCTCGCACAACGGTGTGCGGAACATCCAGGACTTCAACCAGCGGCTCGAGCGCGGGCAGATGATGCGGTCGCCAGACCCGGAGGGGGAGGACGGCGACCCGGATCGCTGGATCTACCGCTCGGGGCCCCTGCCTTACATCGTCTTGATCATCGACGAGCTGGCCGACCTGATGATGACGGTGCAGGGAGAGGTGGAGAAACCGCTGGCGCTCCTCGCCCAGAAAGCGCGCGCGATCGGCATCCACCTGATCCTGGCCACACAGCGCCCTTCGGTGAACGTGCTGACCGGCCTCATCAAGGCGAATTTCCCGAGCCGAATCGGATTCCGGGTCTCCTCCAAGGTCGATTCGCGCACCATCCTCGATCAGAACGGCGCCGACAGTCTGCTCGGCAACGGCGACATGCTTTTCCTCCCGCCCGGACAGAGTGATCCGCTGCGGATCCAGGGTGCCTTCCTGTCGACCGAGGAGACGGAGCGGTTGATGGACTGGTACCGGGAGCAAGCCGCGCTACGGAAGGCGGCGGCCGGGGAAGTCGCTGATTCCCAGGAAGTCGACATCCTGGAGATCGTTCGGGCGGCGGAAGGGGAGTCGGAGCGCCTCGAAGCGGAGGACGACATCGCCGAGCGCGACAAGCTCTTCCGGGAGGCGGCAGAGCTGTGCATCCAGCACCAGGGAGGGTCCACTTCGCTTCTGCAGCGGCGTTTGCGAATCGGCTACGGGCGGGCGGCCCGCATCATCGATCAGCTCCATCACGCCGGCGTGCTCGGGCCCCCGGATGGCTCCAAGCCGCGCGAGGTGCTGGTCGATCTGATCCAGCTCGATCAGATCGCCCCCGAATGA
- a CDS encoding outer membrane lipoprotein carrier protein LolA, with amino-acid sequence MRRTRLLTIAALVVASACRGGDDARVAENQRVPVWRSDSPRVAAADQPSAPDSAEPAPVVAVADAEPSQDTPTTADPPATATAPTTSDPVAEADIEAADPSTTDPTAEEILLRAERAYESVRTLRADFVQDLTVPLLDDTQRSRGELFHRKPDLFLMRFSDPQGDVVVADGSYLWLYYPSTDPGQVIRTSMGQAGRLDLQREFLSNPTEKFDATLEGAETVAGRPAQVLTLIPREPRGYSRVRIWIDDQDGLARRFEISEDNGNVRTVELRNLRVNVELSADLFRFTPPPGAEIFDQ; translated from the coding sequence ATGCGGAGAACACGCCTGTTGACGATTGCCGCGCTCGTCGTCGCTTCCGCGTGCCGCGGCGGTGACGACGCGCGAGTTGCTGAGAATCAGAGGGTGCCAGTCTGGCGCAGCGACTCCCCGCGGGTAGCTGCAGCCGACCAGCCGTCGGCGCCGGATTCCGCCGAGCCGGCGCCGGTGGTGGCCGTCGCCGACGCGGAGCCGTCGCAGGACACCCCCACTACAGCCGATCCTCCAGCCACAGCAACCGCCCCGACTACGTCGGATCCGGTGGCCGAGGCCGACATCGAGGCCGCTGACCCCTCCACTACAGATCCCACCGCCGAGGAGATCCTGCTCCGGGCGGAGCGGGCGTACGAATCGGTGCGTACCCTGCGCGCCGACTTCGTTCAGGACCTCACCGTCCCGCTACTCGACGACACCCAACGCAGCCGCGGCGAGCTCTTCCACCGCAAGCCCGACCTCTTCCTGATGCGCTTCAGTGACCCACAGGGGGATGTCGTGGTGGCCGACGGGAGCTACCTCTGGCTCTACTATCCGAGCACCGATCCCGGGCAGGTGATCCGGACCTCCATGGGGCAGGCCGGTCGACTGGATCTGCAGCGGGAGTTCCTCAGCAACCCGACCGAGAAGTTCGACGCCACACTCGAGGGGGCCGAAACCGTCGCGGGTCGTCCGGCGCAGGTGCTCACGCTGATCCCCCGCGAGCCGCGCGGCTATAGCCGCGTGCGCATCTGGATCGACGACCAGGACGGACTCGCCCGCCGCTTCGAGATCAGCGAGGACAACGGAAACGTGCGGACGGTCGAGCTCCGCAATCTGAGGGTGAATGTGGAGCTCTCGGCTGATCTGTTCCGCTTCACGCCCCCGCCGGGCGCGGAGATCTTCGATCAATGA